The segment GGGGAAACCCTGGCGATTATCGGCAAAACCGGATCTGGAAAATCTACTGTTTTAGAATTAATTGGTCGTTTGTATGATGTTGAGCAGGGAGAGATTTTGATAGACGGCAAGAATATAAGAGAGGTGAATCTGGATGATCTAAGGAATAGCATTGGTTATGTGCCACAGGATGCATTCCTTTTTAGTGATTCTATAAGAAATAACATCAGGTTCGGAAAAACCAGTGCCACAGATGAGGAAGTTATTGAAGCAGCAAAAAATGCTTCTGTTCATAAAAACATTAAAGGCTTCAGCAAAGGATATGATACCGTTTTAGGAGAAAGGGGAATTACTCTTTCGGGCGGACAAAAACAAAGGGTTTCTATTGCAAGGGCAATAATTCATGATCCGCAGATCCTTCTGCTGGACGATTCACTTTCCGCAGTAGATACTGAAACTGAAGAAGAGATCCTTAACAATCTATTCAAAATTTCCAAAGAAAAGACAACGATCCTGGTAAGCAGTAGAATTTCTTCAGCAAAGAATGCAGATAAAATAATCATCATGGATAATGGCTCAATCGTGCAGCAAGGCTCGCATCAGGAGCTTATCGAAGAGTTAGGGTACTATAAAGAACTTTACGCGAAACAGCTAAGTGAAAAAGAAATGTGAAAATTTTTTGCTAAATGTTAAAAATTTTTAGATTTTTGGGTCTTGGTACAATTAACTATTTAAGATTTATTTTATGAGTGAAAATGGAATGATGGAGAAAGATGAAATTTTCTCTAAAGTATTACGAGCAGGAAGACGCACTTATTTTTTTGATGTAAGAGCCACCAAAGCCGATGATTACTACCTCACTATTACTGAGAGTAAAAAGTTTACTAATGCAGATGGATCTTTTCATTACAAGAAGCACAAAATCTATTTGTACAAAGAGGATTTTGAGGGATTTGCTGAAATCTTAAACGAAATGACTGATTACATCGTGAATGAAAAAGGCGAAGAGGTAATTAGTGAAAGACACCAAAAGGATTTTAAAAAGGAATATGAGGAAGCTGACGTGGAAACGGCAGGTGCTACCTCTCCTGAAAAATTTACTGATATAAGTTTTGAAGACATATAACAGGTAAAATTTTTTTACTATAAAACCGCTCCCTGTATATGGAGCGGTTTTTTTATATTGACATTTTTAATTTATATCCTTGATGAAAATTATAATTTACTCCTTCCTCCTGCTTTTTGCCTTACCTTTTTTTGCGCAGGAAGATCTTGACCTCAGTTACTACCTACCGCAAAATATTACTTATAATCCGGAAATTTCCAAACCACAGGAAGTGCTGGGATTTGTGCCGGGGGAATGGCATGTCTCTCACGATAATCTGGTGGCCTACATGCGCCAACTTGCTGAAGAATCTCCACGCATATCAATTGAAACCCGCGGACAAACTTATGAAGGCCGCCCATTGATCCTCCTCACGATCACTTCGCCTGAAAATCAAAACAATCTTGAAGAAATAAGAAAAACTCATCTGACTCTCACGGGAGAAAATGGTTCTAACCTTAACACTGCAGATATGCCTGTAGTGGTAAACCAAGGTTTTTCTATTCATGGAAACGAAGCCAGCGGTTCTAATGCCGCCCTTCTTGTGGCGTACTACCTTGCTGCCGCACAAGGACCTGAAGTTGAAGACTTGCTCGATAACACAGTTATTCTTTTTGATCCTGCTTTTAATCCTGATGGATTGCAGCGTTTTGCAAGTTGGGTAAATACGAACAGAAGCCATAACCTCAACGCCGATCCCCAGGACCGCGAATTTGATGAAACCTGGCCTGGTGGAAGAACAAATCACTACTGGTTCGATATGAACAGGGACTGGCTGCTTGGTACAATTGCCGGAATCAAGAGCGAGAATTGAAACATTTCACAAATGGCATCCAAATATTTTGACAGACCATCACGAGATGGGATCAAACTCTTCTTTCTTTTTTCAACCGGGGATCCCGTCGAGAACCCATCCTTTAACTCCACAAATGAATCAGGATCTTACAAAGGAAATAGGAACTTATCACGCTGCTGCGCTGGATAAAATTGGGTCTTTTTATTATACTGAAGAAGATTACGACGATTTCTACTACGGAAAAGGCTCCACCTTTCCGGACATTAATGGAAGTATTGGAATCTTATTTGAGCAGGGAAGTTCCCGCGGAAATGTACAGGAAACCGATAACGGGTTACTCACTTTTCCATTCACCATTAGAAATCAATTTACCACTGCCCTTTCTACTCTCGAAGCTGCGTCCAATATGAGAGAAAAGATCCTGAACTTTCAGCGGAATTTTTATGCTGAAGCAAGAAAAACAGCAGGAAAGGGAGCTTATGTTTTTGGAAATACTACAGATGCCAACAAAGCCTGGCACCTGGCTGATATTTTAAAGCGTCAGCAAATCGAAGTGCACGAAATAACTGAAGATTTAGAAGTCAACGGGCAACGATATAAAAAAGGAAGCGCCTACATTATTCCTAAAAATCAAAAGCAGCACAGGCTGGTAGAAGCTATGTTTGAAAAAAGAACCACTTTTGAAGATAGTTTGTTCTATGACATTTCCGCCTGGAGCTTTCCGCTGGCATTTGATCTCAGCTATGACGAAAATGTGAATATGCGGTATGCAGGACCAAAAATAGAAGAGTTAAAAAAACCTTCTGTTCCCGCACCAACAAAGAGTGAATATGCATATCTCCTTAAATGGAATGATTACTACTCTCCAAAAGCTCTTAATATGGTCCTAAATAAAGATTTGAGGGCCAGCGTAGCAATGCAACCTTTCACTTCAGGAAACATGAAATATGATTACGGCACGGTAATGATCCCTGTCCAAAACCAGACGATGAATCCCGATGAATTATTCGAATTTCTCAAAGATGTTGCCGAAGAATCCAGTGTGGAAATAAATGCGGTTTCTACGGGTTTAACAACAGGAATAACCCTGGGAAGCAACCAGTTTGGCTCTTTGGAACCACAGAAAGTTGCGATGATCGTAGGGGAAGGAGTTACTCCCTATGATGCCGGAGAGATATGGCATCTTTTTGACCAGAGGTACAACATGAAAATTACAAAGCTGGACACAAAAAATTTCGGACGTACTGACCTAAGCTCATATACTGATATTATTTTACCAAACAGCTGGGGAAGTGCATTGAGTAAAAATGATGCTGACAAATTAAAGGATTGGGTTCGAAGCGGAGGCACTTTAATTGGCTACAAAAATGCTGCACGTTGGTTTAAAAGTAATGATTTTATGAAACTGGAATTTCTCGAAAATGATGTAAAAGCCAAAAACGTGAGTTTTGAAGAAGCTCAGGATTTTCGGGGAGCACAGGGAATTGGAGGAGCGATTTTCCAGGCAAAACAGGACAGGTCACATCCTGTAAATTTTGGTTATGAAGATGATCAGATTCCACTCTTCAGGGATACAACCATATTTATAAAAGCAGATTCCACCAGCTATAACAATCCTATTCAGTACAACGAAAATCCTTTGCTGGCAGGCTACATCAGCAATCCAAATTTAAAATTGATTTCCAACACAGTCCCCTTCAGACAAACAGGAATGGGAAGAGGAAATGTGATACTATTTACTGATAATACTAATTTCAGGGCATTTTGGTTTGGAACCAACAAACTGCTTATGAACGCTATTTTCTTTGGAGATGAAATGTGATGTTAGTTATCTGTTGTAGGTTCGAGGTTCAAGGTTCAAGGTTCAAGGTTCAAGGTTGTAGGTTGTAGGTTGAAAAACAAAACCTCACAGGTTTTAAAAACCTGTGAGGTTTACTTTTTTCCGACAGATGCAGATCAGCTGGCGCGGATCTGTGATCCGTGACAGTATGTCGAATTACTTTTCAGCTAAGCGCGGCTATGGCGCGGATTAGATGGCGCGGATTTGCAATCCGTGCCTCACGTCACACTTACAGCTTTATCTTTATCCCTCCATTCACCACGAAACCATCTACAGGAGCATAGATATCCCGAAACTGAGGATCAGATAATGAACCTGTGTAAATCGAATCGAATTTAGTTTGCCTGGTATCGGTGAAATTTTCAAAATTCAGGAAGAGAGAGAAATTTTCCCATAGTCGCTCCATCATAAGTCCGAAGATCCAGTACTCCTGACCCGTAAAGCCGTCACTTAGCTTCTGCGGACTGAAATAATAAGCTTCCAGACCTATTTTCCATTTCTCATGCACCTCATACATTAGCACATTGTTCAGCTAGGTGCGCGGCTACCAAAGGCATGGGTGTTGTAACATCATTGTAATGTTGATTTACATCGGCATGGGTATAGCTTAGTGAACAATTTGAAATCCCGGTAACTGAATTTAAAGTTGGCTTCTACTCCTTTGGTATCTATAAATCCATCCGGCTGGGTATATTCCCAGGTAGCGGGGAAAGTGTTCATCAGGATCAAAGGATCATTGACTTTGGTGTAAAAGAAAAGAACATTGGCAGTAAATCCAATAGTTTCCCAAAATTCAGTACGGTAATTCACATCAAAATTTCCACCTATAGATCTTTCAGCTACAGTGTTTTCCACATCTATAGGAAGTACATTTTGAAACTGAATTCTCTCGGCATCTTCAGTAAAAACAGTCGGGGTTTTGTAACCAAGTCCCCCTCCTACTCTTGCTGTCCAATTATTATTAAAATCAAACATTGCTGAAATTCGCGGTAGCACAAATACCCCGTATTCATTTTGATAATCTGTTCTTAAACCAGTTTCCAGTTTAAAGAGATCAGAAGCATTCCAGGTATTTTGAATAAAAGCTCCGTAGGTAAGATGGTTATAATTGACTAAGTCTTGGATTTTCATCCTCCTGGTCAAAACGATCCACCCAAAGGTTCAGGCCGCCAATCCATTCCATATCGGTGTTTCCAAAACGATACGTTGCTTCATTATAAGAGGCAAATTGATTTCCTGCAAATCTGTAACCGGGGGTTTGTATCTCCCTGTCGAAAAAGCTGAAACTGTTCTTTATTTCCAGCCAGTCTCCATTCAACAGCTCGTGTCCAAAGCCCGATTGTAAAGTGACCCTGTTAGTATTGTTTTGTTCAAAGTAAGGATTGCTCACCGCGTTTCCTTCAATGTAATCAACATTTCCTCCCGTTCGCTCTTCTACGGTGGTATTAACTCCCACATTTAAAGTGGTCCTGTCACTAAAGTTGTAAAACAGACGTGGATTAATGGTATATCTTCGGAATTCAGGAATTGCCGTTAAACCAATATCGGCAGGATCATAGGGGGTACCGATATTATAAGAAGCAAATAAAGTTGTTCCTAGTTTCCCATACTGCTCTGAATAGAATCCGCTGACGTCGAGGCCCAGAGCTGAAGTTCCGTTAAGGAGAAAGTTTATCTGTCTTTCTTCGCCGGGAGTTCTGGAAACCAGGTTTACCAATCCCGCGATAGCGCCACCACCGTACAAAGTTGAAGATGCACCTTTGATCACCTCCACCTGCTTTAGATCCAGCGGCACAATTTGCAATAAACTTAATCCGCCGGAAAATCCGCTGTATAAAGGATATCCATCTTTTAAAAGTTGGGTATATCTTCCATCCAATCCCTGGATCCTGATACTGGAATTATAGGAAGTAGCAGATGTTTGCTGCGTCTGGATTCCCGTAGTTTCATTCAGCAACATTCTTATGTCACCGGGTTTCATATTCCCCTTCTCTTCAAGTTCCTCACCAGAGATTACTTCCACTCTCGTCGGCAGATCAATAATTGTTCTGCGGGAACGTGTTGCCGAAATAAAAACTTCCTCCATTTCTTCTCCTCCCGCATGGAGCAGTACCTGAAATACTTTGTCTTCTTCAAGTGGAAATTCCAGATTTAATTCCTGAGGTTCGTAACCCAGAAAACTAATTAAAATTACCTGCTGCCCGTCCGGAATGTTATTTATTTCAACAAGACCTTCTTCATTTGCGGTCGCACCAAGAGTACTGCCCTGTACTGCGACATTGGCACCAAAGAGAGGAGTTTGATTATCTGCATCAATAATTTTTGCCTCAAATTTATTCTGAGCACTGCTGACGGTCACCATGAGAAAGACCATCAGGCTCATAAAATATTTATACATTTTTAAAATTTAGAATGTTTAATGACTATAAGTAATGTGGTAATTATCCAACTAAGTTTCATTAAACAATTTGAGGCGGCTGCCAGATAGCGGGAACATACCGGGAATTTGAAAGATCCTGGAGTTTATAAAATTCCTCATTTGTTTCAATAACTTCCGAAGAAAATTGGGAAGATTCGAAAACCAATAAAAATCCTGTACAGGTTCCACAGTTAATAAAAGGAGAACAGTTTTCACAAGCCTCCTTCTCCTCATGGTCCTGATTCTCCACGGCAGTTTCCTCTGCACATTCATCAAGAATACAACAGGTAACACTGTTTAAAAACAGCACCAGGAAAGACATTATGAGCGCCAGGAATTTCACAGTGGCAAATTTAGGAAAAAAGGAGGAGAAGCCATTTCCTGCTTGTGTTGAATGTAGAAAAGGTTAAAACCTCACAGGTTTTAAAAACCTGTGAGGTTTCTTATACCAGATCCGTGTGCAACGCAGCGAACCGTTACCCCACC is part of the Antarcticibacterium sp. 1MA-6-2 genome and harbors:
- a CDS encoding DUF6660 family protein, with translation MKFLALIMSFLVLFLNSVTCCILDECAEETAVENQDHEEKEACENCSPFINCGTCTGFLLVFESSQFSSEVIETNEEFYKLQDLSNSRYVPAIWQPPQIV
- a CDS encoding TonB-dependent receptor, yielding MYKYFMSLMVFLMVTVSSAQNKFEAKIIDADNQTPLFGANVAVQGSTLGATANEEGLVEINNIPDGQQVILISFLGYEPQELNLEFPLEEDKVFQVLLHAGGEEMEEVFISATRSRRTIIDLPTRVEVISGEELEEKGNMKPGDIRMLLNETTGIQTQQTSATSYNSSIRIQGLDGRYTQLLKDGYPLYSGFSGGLSLLQIVPLDLKQVEVIKGASSTLYGGGAIAGLVNLVSRTPGEERQINFLLNGTSALGLDVSGFYSEQYGKLGTTLFASYNIGTPYDPADIGLTAIPEFRRYTINPRLFYNFSDRTTLNVGVNTTVEERTGGNVDYIEGNAVSNPYFEQNNTNRVTLQSGFGHELLNGDWLEIKNSFSFFDREIQTPGYRFAGNQFASYNEATYRFGNTDMEWIGGLNLWVDRFDQEDENPRLSQL
- a CDS encoding PUR family DNA/RNA-binding protein, whose translation is MSENGMMEKDEIFSKVLRAGRRTYFFDVRATKADDYYLTITESKKFTNADGSFHYKKHKIYLYKEDFEGFAEILNEMTDYIVNEKGEEVISERHQKDFKKEYEEADVETAGATSPEKFTDISFEDI
- a CDS encoding TonB-dependent receptor domain-containing protein, with product MKIQDLVNYNHLTYGAFIQNTWNASDLFKLETGLRTDYQNEYGVFVLPRISAMFDFNNNWTARVGGGLGYKTPTVFTEDAERIQFQNVLPIDVENTVAERSIGGNFDVNYRTEFWETIGFTANVLFFYTKVNDPLILMNTFPATWEYTQPDGFIDTKGVEANFKFSYRDFKLFTKLYPCRCKSTLQ